Proteins encoded together in one Psychrobacter sp. 28M-43 window:
- a CDS encoding 5-(carboxyamino)imidazole ribonucleotide synthase, with protein MTTANAYPVTQTIRTIGILGGGQLGMMLAEAAMPLGYQCVFLEDNPECPASLYGRVFHSDQLEDFIAAADVFTLEFENTPTSTVEQLVSLSKSGSKQGMFPPLIALDIAQDRLKEKQMFNTLDIATVPFMEVNSEAELKHACKELGLPIVLKTSRGGYDGKGQFVIKQDSDIKTAWLDLKDAVSGKGSLTPTPAPLIAEGFINFSREVSIIAARAQNGQVRCYDLVENHHHNGILAKTQAPAVGTSHLFQQATDAITKVMNHLDYVGVMALELFVTKDARGHNAILANEIAPRVHNSGHWSIEGAITSQFENHIRAVVNLPLGDTDNVHPAIMVNVLGQYPDISAVLNIDGAHYHSYHKAERDDRKIAHITLMPNDVTDLEPAMAKLVAILPNKVGLDKEYANVDTQPSKADVDTKSNAKNSAQNSIQNDAKADDLDNKDSLTANPSKSEKAKK; from the coding sequence ATGACTACAGCAAACGCTTATCCTGTTACCCAAACCATTCGTACCATCGGTATTTTAGGCGGTGGTCAGCTTGGTATGATGCTTGCCGAAGCCGCCATGCCATTGGGTTACCAATGCGTATTCTTAGAAGACAATCCAGAATGCCCTGCCAGCTTATACGGTCGTGTCTTTCATAGCGATCAATTAGAAGACTTTATCGCAGCAGCGGATGTCTTTACGTTAGAATTTGAAAACACGCCAACGTCTACTGTTGAGCAATTGGTTAGCTTGTCAAAATCTGGCAGCAAGCAAGGGATGTTCCCACCGCTGATTGCGCTTGATATTGCCCAAGATCGTCTAAAAGAAAAGCAGATGTTCAACACGCTTGATATCGCAACCGTGCCATTTATGGAAGTAAATTCTGAAGCTGAGCTTAAGCACGCTTGTAAAGAATTAGGACTGCCTATCGTTCTAAAAACCAGCCGAGGTGGTTACGATGGCAAAGGACAGTTCGTTATCAAGCAAGACAGTGATATTAAAACTGCTTGGCTAGATTTAAAGGACGCTGTCAGTGGCAAAGGCTCACTCACGCCAACGCCTGCGCCGTTAATTGCTGAAGGTTTTATTAACTTTAGCCGTGAAGTCTCTATCATTGCAGCAAGAGCGCAAAATGGTCAGGTACGCTGTTACGATTTGGTCGAAAATCATCATCACAACGGTATTTTGGCCAAAACTCAAGCGCCTGCTGTTGGCACGAGTCATCTGTTTCAACAAGCAACAGACGCCATTACCAAAGTCATGAACCATTTGGACTATGTCGGCGTTATGGCGCTTGAATTATTCGTCACCAAAGATGCTCGCGGTCACAACGCAATATTGGCGAATGAGATCGCACCACGGGTCCACAACTCTGGACACTGGAGTATCGAAGGCGCTATTACCAGCCAGTTTGAGAACCATATCCGTGCCGTGGTTAATTTGCCATTAGGCGATACAGATAACGTGCATCCTGCGATTATGGTAAATGTGCTGGGTCAATATCCTGATATCAGTGCAGTGTTAAATATCGATGGCGCTCATTATCATAGCTATCATAAGGCTGAGCGTGACGATCGTAAGATTGCTCATATCACCTTGATGCCTAATGACGTGACAGATTTAGAGCCTGCTATGGCAAAACTGGTCGCTATCTTGCCAAACAAGGTTGGTCTAGATAAAGAATATGCAAATGTAGATACTCAGCCTAGTAAAGCAGACGTCGATACTAAGAGTAATGCTAAAAATAGCGCTCAGAACAGTATTCAAAATGATGCCAAAGCTGATGACCTAGACAATAAAGACAGCCTAACTGCTAATCCATCAAAATCTGAGAAGGCCAAAAAATAA
- the purE gene encoding 5-(carboxyamino)imidazole ribonucleotide mutase, with protein sequence MSTTNTAANQNGPITSPAGQPKVGIIMGSQSDWATMSAAAQLLADFDIAFDCEVVSAHRTPDRLFDYAKSAKDNGLQVIIAGAGGAAHLPGMCASQTPLPVFGVPVKSSMLSGWDSLLSIVQMPKGVAVGTLAIGAAGAYNAALLAIQVLALHDDTIATKLDQMRQSQTETILASPTPGIINP encoded by the coding sequence ATGAGCACCACGAATACTGCTGCTAACCAGAACGGTCCAATCACCTCCCCTGCTGGTCAGCCGAAAGTCGGCATTATCATGGGTTCGCAGTCTGACTGGGCGACTATGAGTGCTGCTGCGCAATTGCTTGCAGACTTTGACATTGCTTTTGATTGTGAAGTGGTCTCTGCACACCGTACGCCTGATAGATTATTTGATTATGCCAAAAGCGCAAAAGATAATGGTCTACAAGTGATCATTGCTGGTGCAGGCGGTGCCGCTCATCTGCCGGGTATGTGTGCCAGTCAAACGCCGCTACCTGTCTTTGGTGTCCCCGTAAAGTCATCTATGCTGAGCGGTTGGGATAGTCTACTGTCTATCGTACAAATGCCAAAAGGCGTCGCTGTTGGTACTTTGGCGATTGGTGCTGCTGGTGCTTATAATGCTGCCCTACTTGCAATTCAAGTATTGGCATTGCATGATGATACGATTGCTACCAAGCTCGATCAGATGCGCCAGTCTCAGACTGAGACTATTCTTGCTAGCCCAACACCAGGTATTATCAATCCTTAG
- a CDS encoding metallophosphoesterase gives MIIDIIGDIHGYADKLIGLLHQLGYKHNGQHFVPPTGHRALFIGDLIDRGSQQLATLEIVFAMLDADVADAVMGNHEYNALAYATRDPDNTSQYLRSHNDIHRRQHEAFLAEILFGSEQHEYWLQRLYEIPLWIETDYACFVHACWDTDSMAILKPLLNDDNCLTPAGLIETAKEDTVAFDALERVLKGVETGLPDGIVMVDKEGTERTRVRVRWWLDELNTRTLREVSRAPSSALAQIPPDALAENIDFALKTHKPVFVGHYWLTGTPEPLSPQVACTDYSAAVDSGYLTCYQLDTEHPLPLTVNHFVQHYHDEKHV, from the coding sequence ATGATTATAGATATTATCGGTGATATACATGGTTATGCAGACAAACTGATCGGTCTGCTGCATCAGTTGGGCTATAAGCATAACGGTCAGCATTTCGTGCCACCGACAGGTCATAGGGCTTTGTTCATTGGTGATTTGATCGATCGTGGTTCGCAGCAACTAGCTACACTGGAAATTGTCTTTGCAATGCTAGATGCCGATGTAGCCGATGCAGTAATGGGCAACCATGAATATAATGCGTTGGCATATGCCACGCGCGATCCTGATAATACTAGCCAGTATTTACGCTCGCACAATGATATCCATAGACGCCAACATGAGGCGTTTCTAGCAGAGATACTATTCGGCTCAGAGCAACATGAGTACTGGTTGCAGCGTCTATACGAAATTCCATTATGGATTGAGACCGACTACGCCTGTTTTGTACATGCTTGCTGGGATACAGATAGCATGGCGATACTAAAGCCCCTTCTGAATGACGATAACTGTCTGACTCCAGCAGGTTTAATCGAAACGGCTAAAGAAGATACCGTTGCCTTTGACGCTTTGGAGCGAGTACTAAAAGGGGTTGAAACAGGCTTACCTGATGGCATTGTGATGGTAGACAAAGAAGGTACCGAGCGTACGCGAGTACGAGTACGTTGGTGGCTAGATGAGCTAAATACACGCACACTTCGTGAAGTGTCTCGTGCTCCATCGTCCGCATTGGCACAAATACCGCCTGATGCGCTGGCTGAAAATATTGACTTTGCGCTAAAAACTCATAAACCTGTGTTCGTCGGACATTATTGGCTCACTGGCACCCCTGAGCCACTCAGTCCACAAGTTGCTTGTACCGACTACTCTGCAGCAGTAGATAGCGGCTATCTAACATGCTATCAACTGGATACCGAACATCCATTACCATTGACGGTCAATCACTTTGTTCAGCATTATCACGATGAAAAACATGTATAA
- a CDS encoding rhomboid family intramembrane serine protease, producing MLNHTTLIIIITVIVSLLAWQNKTLFNRLIFYPPAVNNGQWDRFVTHGFIHADSMHLLFNMFTLYFFGRAIEGLYQPFLFGYGFVVFYVLAIIVAMIPSYVKNKNNASYLSLGASGGVSAVLFAFILLAPWERIYLFAVIPIPAILFAVAYIFYSLYADRRGGSNINHMAHMWGGAFGVIATIVLEPKVLPHFINALLSPGF from the coding sequence TTGTTAAACCATACGACGCTTATTATCATTATTACCGTTATTGTCAGCTTATTGGCTTGGCAAAACAAGACGCTATTTAATCGACTGATCTTTTATCCGCCAGCAGTCAACAATGGGCAATGGGATCGCTTTGTGACCCATGGCTTTATCCATGCTGATAGTATGCATTTGCTCTTTAATATGTTTACTTTATATTTCTTTGGGCGTGCTATCGAAGGACTATATCAGCCGTTTTTATTCGGCTACGGTTTTGTGGTTTTTTATGTGTTGGCAATTATCGTTGCCATGATTCCAAGTTACGTGAAAAATAAGAACAACGCCAGTTATTTGAGTTTAGGCGCATCAGGCGGTGTATCGGCTGTGCTATTTGCTTTTATCCTGCTAGCACCGTGGGAGAGAATTTACCTCTTTGCCGTAATTCCTATTCCTGCGATACTATTTGCCGTGGCTTATATATTTTATAGTCTCTATGCTGATCGCCGCGGTGGCTCAAATATCAATCACATGGCTCATATGTGGGGCGGTGCATTTGGCGTTATCGCTACGATTGTTTTGGAACCAAAAGTACTACCGCACTTTATCAATGCGTTACTATCACCAGGATTTTAG
- a CDS encoding OmpA family protein, which yields MDIISHLTRTVSPAVLEDDRSPAKKNLLEQFYAIFAARLADNDTFSRFANENIARDDNAFYDRVWTEGAHRDQISRELAGKHNVDATASRGLIAMAAPLAFHEIKSLAGTTPVPQFLNDNLNSYQHHIPAWAGTVLPASAVAATSTTASTPISDTTSTAPLQKEEEPKESFMKALLPIIGLIILGALAWALLRGCQENPEPVATPAATVQQGAQGNEALAVAGAIEPASLSIATGENSELYACRMSVGDETLQTNVMNALTGAFGDEANKCRADVDDNFAVDMPASAQLATILPIIKNVPNASMIIKGDNITVNAPDKAALDKLVADLQAAAPAMTVQAEGPLDLQGEIDDSLAAADVAMTNLGENPDPRDVARALSIQVINFQVDEAVIPEVNKALLDRAAEIINNVPDMKLMIVGHTDSQASDTYNMELSQERAESVKAYLVSKGIDASKLTTKGMGESEPIADNSTEQGRFRNRRIEFMVNDEVVSTNDGMMINGDSLDPDMNPLDSNNDDLLPDGDDATQGTAVDPTN from the coding sequence ATGGATATTATTAGCCATTTGACACGCACCGTCAGCCCAGCCGTATTGGAAGATGACCGTAGCCCAGCTAAGAAAAATCTATTAGAGCAGTTTTATGCCATTTTTGCTGCTCGTCTTGCAGACAATGATACTTTTAGTCGCTTCGCTAATGAAAACATCGCCCGCGATGACAACGCTTTTTATGACCGTGTATGGACAGAAGGCGCACACCGCGACCAAATTTCTCGTGAACTGGCAGGTAAACACAACGTCGATGCAACCGCTTCACGTGGTTTGATTGCGATGGCAGCGCCCCTAGCTTTTCATGAGATCAAAAGCTTAGCTGGTACCACGCCTGTTCCGCAATTTTTGAATGACAACCTGAACAGTTACCAGCATCACATCCCTGCATGGGCAGGTACTGTTTTGCCTGCTAGTGCAGTCGCTGCCACTTCTACTACGGCTAGCACACCGATTTCTGATACCACCAGTACAGCGCCATTGCAAAAAGAAGAAGAGCCAAAAGAAAGCTTTATGAAAGCGCTGCTACCTATTATTGGTTTGATTATCCTAGGTGCATTGGCTTGGGCACTACTCAGAGGCTGTCAAGAAAACCCTGAACCTGTAGCAACGCCAGCGGCTACAGTACAGCAAGGGGCGCAAGGTAATGAGGCACTAGCGGTTGCAGGCGCGATTGAGCCTGCATCACTAAGTATCGCAACTGGTGAAAATAGCGAGCTGTATGCTTGTCGTATGAGTGTAGGTGATGAGACATTACAAACCAATGTTATGAATGCTTTGACTGGTGCATTTGGTGATGAAGCCAATAAATGCCGTGCTGATGTTGATGATAATTTTGCAGTAGATATGCCAGCATCCGCTCAACTGGCAACGATATTACCAATTATCAAAAATGTACCGAACGCGAGCATGATTATCAAAGGTGATAACATCACTGTCAATGCTCCTGATAAAGCTGCATTGGATAAGTTGGTTGCTGACTTACAAGCAGCTGCTCCTGCCATGACCGTGCAAGCTGAAGGTCCATTAGACTTGCAAGGTGAGATTGATGATAGTCTGGCTGCTGCAGATGTGGCGATGACCAATCTAGGGGAAAACCCAGATCCACGTGATGTTGCTCGCGCTTTGAGTATTCAGGTGATTAACTTCCAAGTAGACGAAGCGGTTATACCTGAAGTCAATAAGGCGCTGCTAGACCGTGCTGCAGAAATCATCAATAACGTACCTGATATGAAGCTGATGATTGTCGGTCATACGGACAGTCAAGCCTCTGATACCTATAATATGGAGCTGTCTCAGGAGCGTGCTGAGTCAGTGAAAGCGTATCTAGTGTCTAAAGGGATTGATGCCAGTAAATTAACTACCAAAGGCATGGGCGAATCAGAACCAATCGCGGACAATTCAACCGAACAAGGTCGCTTCCGCAATCGCCGTATTGAGTTTATGGTCAATGACGAAGTTGTCAGTACAAATGATGGCATGATGATAAACGGTGATTCGCTAGATCCAGATATGAACCCATTAGATAGTAACAATGATGATTTATTACCAGATGGCGATGACGCTACCCAAGGTACTGCGGTAGACCCAACCAATTAA
- the nagZ gene encoding beta-N-acetylhexosaminidase, protein MYGVLMIDIDSTALTAEDVSLIKQAQVGGVILFGRNVTDAAQVRALCEDIRYHNQDILIGVDQEGGRVARLREGFTPLPAMGRLGELFNQDPSQALSCAYDCGYLMAAEVLAVGIDLSFAPVLDRDGISQVIGDRSFHYEPQAITALATQFMRGMKAAGMATTGKHFPGHGAIAPDSHVSEAIDTRSLDEIINSDMQPFAQTLHSLDALMPAHVIFSQVDDKPAGFSKIWLQDIIRDELKFDGVLFSDDLSMAGAKAAGDVSARVKAAINAGCDVALVCNDRVAAHEAAKAAQDLPYPNQQRIKTMRGNIPTWQGDLESTCQQFEYWQQAKQNITQTFFDAQADAQTAKESTDPTLYK, encoded by the coding sequence ATGTACGGCGTTTTAATGATAGATATCGATAGTACTGCTTTGACCGCTGAAGATGTCAGCTTGATTAAACAAGCACAGGTCGGTGGAGTAATATTGTTTGGTCGTAACGTCACAGATGCGGCCCAAGTCAGAGCACTGTGTGAGGATATACGTTATCACAATCAAGACATACTTATTGGTGTAGACCAAGAAGGTGGACGAGTCGCAAGACTACGTGAAGGCTTCACGCCCCTACCTGCTATGGGACGATTGGGTGAGCTATTCAATCAAGACCCAAGTCAAGCACTTAGCTGCGCCTACGATTGCGGTTATCTAATGGCAGCTGAAGTGCTAGCTGTAGGAATCGATTTGAGCTTTGCACCCGTACTGGATAGAGATGGTATTAGCCAAGTCATCGGTGATCGCAGCTTTCATTATGAGCCGCAAGCCATCACTGCGCTTGCAACACAGTTTATGCGTGGAATGAAAGCAGCTGGTATGGCAACCACTGGTAAACACTTCCCCGGTCATGGTGCCATCGCTCCTGACTCGCACGTATCAGAAGCCATCGATACGCGTAGCTTAGATGAAATCATCAATAGCGATATGCAACCTTTTGCTCAAACGCTACATAGTCTGGACGCTCTTATGCCAGCACATGTGATATTTTCGCAAGTAGACGACAAGCCAGCAGGATTCTCCAAAATTTGGCTACAAGATATCATTCGAGATGAACTTAAATTTGATGGCGTACTATTCTCTGATGATTTATCGATGGCAGGTGCAAAGGCGGCTGGTGATGTCAGTGCTCGCGTAAAAGCGGCCATTAATGCTGGTTGTGATGTTGCTCTCGTGTGCAACGACCGTGTGGCTGCTCATGAGGCGGCTAAAGCTGCGCAAGATCTGCCTTACCCTAACCAGCAACGTATCAAAACCATGCGCGGCAACATCCCAACATGGCAAGGCGATCTTGAATCTACCTGCCAGCAGTTTGAATACTGGCAGCAAGCCAAGCAAAATATTACTCAGACTTTTTTTGATGCGCAAGCTGATGCTCAGACTGCTAAAGAATCAACAGACCCCACTCTGTATAAATAA
- a CDS encoding carboxy terminal-processing peptidase, whose amino-acid sequence MKKQPAQWLLSAASVGIAGIILTQSYGTAVAETNTGSFVQTPEQKVTTRQVAALLDRSHYLNQPLDSKTGSEILSMYIDSLDPNHTLFLQSDVDELKKKHAEDFGARLKQGDLSAGVEVFDRYRKRSNEYFAMATKMLKTDIDLTGNDTIILDREKLGHFKTKKEQRDYWERQLKFQLMSITLGQEDEKAKEKVFLSNPDITRGQDLVRNDERTPNEILQNRLSRQQEQFKRLKDDEIMETILNTAMLTYDPHSNYYAPIQATELQIQSSLQLEGIGVSIRPDRKNPDYTRIVTLVDGGPAAKSGQIKPNDLIVGIAKDGETMTDVVGWSTREIVSLIRGKRGTSVTLKLRQPNTPDASARTVTVVRDIIQQEESGVTQRVVEVQRPNIDKTPKRIGVLEIPSFYLNYRARRNGEDYRSVSIDTEKALKELNKQNIDGLVVDLRNNPGGSLDEVAKMLGFFIKSGPLVQIRDNRGNIQVYRDNDGGEQLYDGKMAVITNLASASASEIFAAAIQDYGRGLVVGSTTTGKGSAQIQLDSLALGSATLTQRKFYRVTGGSTQNKGVVPDVELVNIYDDATFGERAQKKALPWDTIRTAPYKPEGKFTSDTLATLNQQSKIRQQKDPQFTYLSTLNDIRNMDDEKKPVRLDINSRRAKMQLIEKRSLEAENKRLIATGERPYSNWNTYQAAMDAKFEERSRMKAAERPELPEDEAFINEAAYLMLSAEPKTMLSPEEKL is encoded by the coding sequence ATGAAAAAACAACCAGCACAGTGGTTACTCAGTGCAGCGTCAGTGGGCATCGCCGGTATTATTTTAACTCAAAGCTACGGTACTGCAGTCGCCGAAACCAATACGGGAAGTTTCGTTCAGACCCCTGAGCAAAAGGTCACCACCCGTCAAGTAGCCGCTTTGCTGGATCGCAGTCATTATCTTAATCAGCCTTTAGATAGCAAGACTGGTAGCGAAATCCTATCAATGTATATCGATAGCCTTGACCCAAACCATACGTTGTTTTTGCAATCCGATGTTGATGAGCTTAAGAAAAAACACGCTGAAGATTTTGGCGCTCGCCTAAAGCAAGGTGATCTATCTGCAGGGGTAGAGGTGTTTGATCGTTACCGCAAACGCTCAAATGAGTACTTTGCGATGGCCACCAAGATGCTCAAAACAGATATTGATTTGACAGGTAATGACACAATCATACTCGACCGTGAAAAACTTGGTCATTTTAAAACCAAAAAAGAGCAGCGCGATTACTGGGAACGTCAGCTAAAGTTTCAGTTGATGAGCATTACGCTCGGTCAAGAAGATGAAAAAGCCAAAGAGAAAGTATTTTTAAGCAACCCAGATATCACTCGTGGGCAAGACTTGGTACGCAACGATGAGCGTACGCCAAATGAGATTTTACAAAATCGTTTGTCGCGTCAACAAGAGCAGTTTAAGCGTCTCAAAGATGATGAAATCATGGAGACCATCTTAAATACGGCGATGCTGACCTATGATCCGCACAGTAATTACTATGCACCGATTCAAGCGACTGAATTGCAAATCCAGTCTAGTCTTCAGTTGGAAGGTATTGGTGTCTCTATTCGTCCAGATCGCAAAAATCCGGACTATACCCGTATTGTGACTTTGGTCGATGGTGGCCCAGCCGCCAAGTCGGGTCAGATTAAGCCCAATGATTTGATCGTTGGTATTGCAAAAGATGGCGAAACCATGACGGATGTGGTTGGTTGGTCAACACGTGAAATTGTCAGCTTGATTCGCGGAAAACGCGGTACATCGGTCACACTGAAACTACGTCAACCTAATACCCCAGATGCTAGCGCCCGTACGGTCACGGTAGTACGTGATATTATCCAGCAAGAGGAGTCAGGCGTCACTCAGCGAGTGGTAGAAGTACAGCGTCCTAATATTGATAAGACGCCAAAGCGTATTGGCGTACTTGAGATACCAAGCTTTTACTTAAACTATCGTGCGCGCCGTAATGGTGAAGACTACCGTAGCGTTAGTATCGATACTGAAAAAGCACTAAAAGAGTTGAATAAACAAAATATCGATGGTCTAGTGGTTGATTTGCGCAATAACCCTGGAGGCTCATTGGATGAAGTTGCTAAGATGTTAGGTTTCTTTATCAAAAGTGGACCATTAGTACAGATTCGTGATAATCGCGGCAATATTCAAGTATATCGTGACAACGATGGCGGCGAGCAGCTATATGATGGCAAGATGGCGGTCATTACCAATTTAGCATCAGCATCAGCCAGTGAAATCTTTGCTGCTGCTATTCAAGACTATGGTCGCGGATTAGTGGTTGGTAGTACGACAACTGGTAAAGGCTCTGCGCAGATCCAGCTCGATAGCTTAGCTTTAGGCTCTGCCACCTTAACTCAGCGTAAGTTTTATCGTGTCACTGGCGGTAGTACACAGAATAAAGGTGTCGTACCGGACGTTGAGCTAGTTAATATCTATGATGATGCAACCTTTGGCGAGCGAGCTCAGAAAAAAGCATTGCCTTGGGACACTATCAGAACGGCGCCGTATAAGCCTGAAGGGAAGTTTACCAGTGATACGTTGGCGACGCTCAATCAGCAGTCTAAGATTCGCCAACAGAAAGACCCGCAGTTTACTTATCTGTCGACGCTAAATGATATTCGTAACATGGATGATGAAAAGAAACCTGTTCGATTAGATATCAATAGTCGCCGAGCTAAAATGCAACTAATTGAAAAACGCTCATTAGAAGCAGAAAACAAGCGCCTTATCGCAACTGGTGAGCGTCCGTACTCTAACTGGAACACTTATCAGGCAGCGATGGACGCAAAGTTTGAAGAACGTAGCCGCATGAAAGCAGCTGAACGTCCAGAATTACCAGAGGATGAAGCGTTTATCAATGAGGCAGCTTACCTTATGCTCAGCGCTGAACCTAAGACAATGCTTAGCCCTGAAGAGAAGCTATAA
- a CDS encoding FKBP-type peptidyl-prolyl cis-trans isomerase — protein MTTIAKDTAVKFNYTLKDDEGNILDQSPEGQPLAYLHGHSNIIPGLEAQLEGKSAGEKVNAVVEPADGYGEYQEQAVQHVPRDNFQGVDDIQPGMQFQSEAGGQVMLVTVTAVNDQEVTVDANHPLAGKRLTFDVEIQEVRAATEDELNHGHVHGAGGVEH, from the coding sequence ATGACTACTATCGCAAAAGACACTGCCGTCAAATTCAATTACACACTAAAAGACGACGAAGGCAATATCCTTGACCAGTCACCAGAAGGTCAGCCACTTGCTTATCTACATGGTCACAGCAACATTATCCCAGGCCTAGAAGCACAATTAGAAGGTAAATCTGCTGGCGAAAAAGTTAATGCAGTCGTTGAACCTGCTGATGGCTACGGCGAATACCAAGAGCAAGCAGTACAGCACGTACCACGTGACAACTTCCAAGGCGTTGATGACATTCAGCCTGGTATGCAGTTCCAGTCAGAAGCTGGCGGCCAAGTAATGTTGGTTACCGTAACTGCTGTAAACGATCAAGAAGTTACTGTTGATGCAAACCATCCATTGGCTGGTAAGCGTTTGACATTTGATGTTGAAATTCAAGAAGTACGTGCAGCAACTGAAGACGAACTAAACCATGGCCATGTACATGGTGCAGGTGGCGTTGAGCACTAA